In the genome of Streptomyces violaceoruber, the window GGTCGCCGCGTCGGTGGCGGAGCTGGCGAAGGCTCTGTCGGGCGGTGCCGGGGCGGTGGCCGTCGCACCGGCGGGCGGCACCGCGTCCGGCGAGTTCGGCACCAGTTCGGAACTGGTCGCGGCCGCCGCCGCGTCGGTGGACCGGGGCGCCGGGGTCGCCGTCCTCACCGACCTGGGCAGTGCGGTGCTCACCGTCAAGGCGCTGCTCGCCGAGGGTGACGAACTGCCCGAGAACACCCGTCTGGTGGACGCGCCCTTCGTCGAGGGCGCGGTGGCGGCGGTCGTCACGGCGTCGACGGGCGCCGACCTCGCGGCCGTGGAGGCGGCGGCCGCGGAGGCGTACTCCTACCGGAAGGTCTGAAGGCACCGGGAGGCCCGAGGCCCGGGAGGGTCTGGGCGGGAGGCCCCGGCCGCCTGCTCAGCCCCCGTCCACGAACCGCCGTGCCAGCCGCTCCCCCGCCTTCTCGGCCGCGGCCGTGTCGTCGATGGGTTCGACCTGGCTGCCCTTGAAGACGATGTAGGTCACGTCGGAGGCCACGCCGCCGCCTTCGGGGTCCGCCGGGATGCCGAGGGAGCGTGCGGCGGCGTAGGAGGCCTCGCCGATGAGGTCGCTCGGGCCGACGTCGCCGACGACCGCGTACCGCACCCGGTCCCCGTGGACGAGGGCCGCGAGCGATCCGCCGCGTACGCCGTCCTCGCGGTGGTCCCAGGTGTCGCTGGGCCCGGGCACGACGACGTAGGGCAGGCGTTCGGCGTCCAGCGGGCGGCCGTCGGATCCGGTGTACGCGGTGGCGGGGCTGAAGTGCGGGTCGGTGCCGCTGTTGCACCGGTCGCCGGGCCGGCCGTCGCAGTCGACGTCCAGGTCGGCCTTCCAGTACATGGCCTCCTTGGTGCCGCAGACCGGGATGTCCGCCGGTGCTCCGGCGTCGCTGCGGTAGCGCCCGCGCGAGACGGGGTCGCAGTCCCGCACCCGGGCCAGCAGGTCGGCGGCGCGGACGGGGCTCCCGCTCGCGTCCCGCTGCGCACGGGG includes:
- a CDS encoding PTS-dependent dihydroxyacetone kinase phosphotransferase subunit DhaM, with protein sequence MSDGKLVGIVLVSHSAAVAASVAELAKALSGGAGAVAVAPAGGTASGEFGTSSELVAAAAASVDRGAGVAVLTDLGSAVLTVKALLAEGDELPENTRLVDAPFVEGAVAAVVTASTGADLAAVEAAAAEAYSYRKV
- a CDS encoding glycoside hydrolase family 75 protein produces the protein MRVQSLTLVAASAALLAPTTFPGAPPPPLPEPPAQLLLPGAPDRPGPLRADRSGVRIGPVPHVPAGQPAPHVRQRTDSGPEAGPRAQRDASGSPVRAADLLARVRDCDPVSRGRYRSDAGAPADIPVCGTKEAMYWKADLDVDCDGRPGDRCNSGTDPHFSPATAYTGSDGRPLDAERLPYVVVPGPSDTWDHREDGVRGGSLAALVHGDRVRYAVVGDVGPSDLIGEASYAAARSLGIPADPEGGGVASDVTYIVFKGSQVEPIDDTAAAEKAGERLARRFVDGG